The following proteins are encoded in a genomic region of Acidobacteriota bacterium:
- a CDS encoding aspartyl protease family protein: MKKAESRSNFDGISRGILALFVFAIFCVSANITASYGTEPDFSGTDETRKIIKQSRKLTRAGLLDDAEKMLRRAIETDSRSTSAKVELAFVLSKQRRLGEAYNLVFPVAEAEPENSRAYAVLGAVLLAAGRFNDARLIFYNSLRLNRSEDLGWAGIGLVEFYENKIPQSLINIKEAVFHNANEPDYLFALAQISARAERYGEAADAYYRFLSVSKDTDKDRRERIKGLIKFLQFLGHKQALYYSSGNDSSKVKFELVGNRPIITVQVNGRNEPLRFVLDTGSGITVISDKTAKMLKVKSITRGGHAKGIGGDGRFEIVYGFLQQVDIGKVAVRNVPVYIREFHDPTQKIDGYIGLALISKFLTTIDYGSKTFTLTKKDNDAREFRENGAMSLPLRLTSSGFLSGEVQLEGINSSLNFIVDTGASVSVISDRVANEKEILPHLSEEKLRVIGAAGITEGVPSYMLPRVTFGSHSRRWIEAIALDLDLINEASGFEQSGILGGNFLKNYSLTFDFRNSKVTFTSVTPEN; encoded by the coding sequence ATGAAAAAAGCTGAAAGCAGATCAAATTTCGATGGTATTAGCAGAGGCATATTAGCTTTATTTGTTTTCGCCATATTCTGTGTATCAGCCAACATTACTGCCTCCTACGGAACTGAGCCCGACTTCAGCGGTACAGATGAGACACGAAAGATAATAAAACAGTCAAGGAAATTGACTCGTGCCGGGCTGCTTGACGATGCTGAGAAAATGCTCCGTCGGGCGATCGAGACAGACTCGCGTTCCACATCCGCGAAGGTGGAGCTTGCATTTGTACTGTCAAAACAACGGAGGCTCGGAGAAGCTTATAACCTCGTATTTCCCGTTGCCGAGGCAGAGCCTGAAAATTCGCGTGCGTATGCGGTGTTGGGAGCCGTCCTGCTTGCAGCCGGAAGGTTTAATGATGCCCGCCTTATCTTCTATAACTCGCTCAGGCTGAACCGAAGCGAAGACCTCGGCTGGGCTGGAATCGGTTTGGTCGAATTTTACGAAAATAAGATCCCTCAGAGCTTGATCAACATCAAGGAAGCGGTTTTTCACAACGCAAATGAACCTGACTATTTATTTGCGCTTGCTCAGATCTCGGCGAGGGCAGAACGGTACGGCGAAGCTGCCGATGCCTATTACCGTTTTCTTAGCGTCTCGAAGGATACGGACAAAGACCGACGAGAACGGATAAAGGGACTCATTAAATTTCTGCAGTTTCTCGGCCACAAACAAGCGCTTTATTACTCGAGCGGTAATGACAGTTCAAAGGTAAAATTTGAGCTTGTCGGCAACCGGCCGATCATCACGGTTCAAGTCAACGGCCGCAACGAACCGCTCAGATTCGTACTTGATACGGGCTCGGGAATAACGGTTATATCAGATAAGACCGCAAAAATGCTTAAAGTTAAGTCGATCACCCGCGGCGGCCATGCGAAGGGGATCGGGGGCGACGGCCGCTTTGAGATCGTTTATGGATTCCTTCAACAGGTCGATATCGGAAAGGTGGCGGTGCGCAATGTTCCTGTTTACATCCGCGAATTCCACGATCCTACACAAAAGATCGACGGTTATATTGGCCTCGCATTGATATCGAAATTCCTGACCACGATCGATTACGGATCAAAGACCTTTACACTCACAAAAAAGGATAATGACGCTCGTGAATTCAGAGAAAACGGGGCGATGTCTCTGCCACTGCGCTTAACATCGAGCGGATTTTTGAGCGGTGAGGTTCAGCTTGAGGGTATCAATTCGTCGCTGAATTTCATCGTCGATACCGGAGCCAGCGTGTCTGTGATCTCAGACCGGGTCGCAAACGAGAAAGAGATATTACCGCATTTGAGTGAAGAAAAACTTCGCGTGATCGGGGCCGCTGGTATAACCGAAGGGGTCCCGAGTTATATGCTACCGCGCGTCACTTTCGGCTCACATTCGCGAAGGTGGATCGAAGCGATCGCTCTAGACTTGGACCTGATAAATGAAGCATCGGGATTTGAGCAGTCCGGCATACTTGGCGGCAATTTCCTCAAGAATTACAGCCTCACTTTTGATTTTAGGAACTCAAAAGTGACCTTTACATCCGTAACGCCCGAAAACTAA
- a CDS encoding PIN domain-containing protein has product MKISLYLETSVVGAYLDNGDPFRRDLTIHWWEHELKEYEAFSSILVQRELERIAEPHRSGYLNLVRPLAQIELAEEVAILAEAYIERGIFQRKYIADAIHVALASFHKIDYLVTWNFGHIANVRKQARLRMFNSAAGFFAPTIVTPEFLVHAV; this is encoded by the coding sequence ATGAAAATAAGTCTCTATCTCGAAACATCTGTTGTCGGAGCATATTTGGACAACGGTGATCCGTTTCGCCGCGATCTGACTATTCACTGGTGGGAACACGAGCTTAAGGAGTATGAAGCATTTAGCTCGATCTTGGTTCAGAGGGAGCTCGAACGCATAGCGGAGCCGCATCGATCCGGATATTTGAATCTGGTAAGGCCGCTAGCACAGATTGAACTTGCCGAGGAGGTTGCGATACTTGCCGAAGCGTACATTGAACGCGGCATTTTTCAACGAAAGTATATCGCGGATGCGATCCACGTCGCCTTGGCCTCGTTTCACAAGATCGATTACCTAGTAACTTGGAATTTCGGCCATATCGCAAACGTTCGAAAACAAGCCCGGCTGAGAATGTTCAACTCCGCCGCCGGTTTCTTCGCACCGACTATCGTCACTCCTGAGTTTCTTGTTCATGCAGTTTAA
- a CDS encoding winged helix-turn-helix domain-containing protein codes for MNSNDTHMFQFDGFSFDADRFALYHNGNVVKNAGTKPLAVLAALLINANQLVTYDEIIEFVWADNPHGATSARVNQYASKLQKLFADYAPDSDYLENVPGRGYIFIGHSTSTVVNQAIDSSTSSQDLETHSDSHGTNRSRLAERKSPRAMAVYAVAVVAIFSAAFAWYLYPTNDDAAIRLAVKDSQIYESLVLYENPTAFVETDLDRYWTSDIDANVNYDRRRIRDGVNKMISEGRKYGVESRCDQFEFQSVEIDKNNDTAVVKTLEKWFVAVYQNDGTLLKNRTIGPYFVSYVLRKVNGRWLIEKSTTGRVNRPIPRVSGVEMMSEVKAGQQFLVKVNGNDFEVETIAIEVVGPGCPELKPCKVPNSVLRENAKLSETAISNIPLTLASGNFKITARNGDSQPSEAIPITVP; via the coding sequence ATGAATTCCAACGATACTCACATGTTTCAGTTTGACGGCTTTTCGTTCGATGCCGACCGATTTGCACTCTATCACAATGGAAATGTGGTGAAGAACGCCGGCACCAAGCCGTTGGCGGTACTGGCTGCCTTACTGATCAACGCGAACCAACTCGTAACATACGATGAAATTATTGAGTTTGTCTGGGCTGACAACCCGCATGGAGCAACCTCGGCTCGAGTCAATCAATATGCAAGTAAGCTGCAGAAATTGTTTGCAGACTACGCTCCGGATTCGGATTACCTCGAAAATGTTCCCGGGCGTGGATATATTTTCATAGGCCACTCGACGAGTACTGTCGTTAACCAAGCCATTGACTCTTCAACAAGCAGTCAAGATTTGGAAACTCATTCAGATTCACACGGGACCAATCGGTCGAGATTGGCAGAACGAAAGTCACCCAGAGCAATGGCAGTTTATGCGGTCGCAGTTGTGGCCATTTTCTCAGCGGCATTTGCCTGGTATCTATATCCAACGAACGACGACGCAGCGATTCGCTTAGCTGTAAAAGATTCACAGATCTACGAATCCCTTGTTCTCTACGAAAACCCTACCGCCTTTGTCGAAACTGATCTCGATCGATATTGGACATCCGATATTGATGCGAACGTAAATTATGATCGCCGCAGGATCCGCGACGGGGTCAATAAAATGATCTCCGAAGGGCGCAAGTATGGTGTCGAATCCAGATGCGACCAGTTTGAATTTCAGTCGGTTGAGATCGACAAAAATAACGACACCGCCGTTGTTAAGACGCTGGAAAAATGGTTTGTTGCCGTATACCAAAATGACGGTACGTTGCTCAAGAATCGAACGATCGGTCCTTATTTTGTTAGCTACGTTCTGAGAAAGGTCAACGGACGGTGGCTAATTGAGAAATCTACGACCGGACGCGTGAATCGCCCAATTCCTCGAGTCAGTGGAGTCGAAATGATGTCAGAGGTAAAGGCGGGCCAACAATTTTTGGTCAAGGTCAATGGCAATGATTTCGAAGTCGAAACCATTGCGATTGAGGTTGTGGGACCTGGTTGCCCCGAATTAAAGCCCTGTAAAGTTCCCAATTCAGTTTTGCGCGAAAACGCTAAATTGTCGGAAACCGCCATCAGCAATATACCGTTGACCCTTGCATCCGGCAATTTTAAGATAACTGCCCGCAACGGCGATTCGCAACCTTCTGAGGCGATTCCGATTACCGTTCCGTAG
- a CDS encoding 3'(2'),5'-bisphosphate nucleotidase CysQ codes for MLQKELETAISLARIAGKKILEHYATDFATEQKLGVDDRYEPVTIADKEASRIIVDGLEAAFPDDAILSEEEADDLDRRLAARRVWIIDPIDGTAGFVKKDGDFAVQIGLAEDGVPVAGVVFLPFHDSMSYAVKGGGSYLSIGGGEPERLSVSDHTDLTKMTLAMTRNHPTSRMGRIIEHFAFANVVTRGSVGLKTGLIASRECDIYIHPSPRTKIWDTCGPQIILEEAGGRMTDIFGGEMRYDRAKLQNYNGILATNGAAHQAAVEHMLPLLTEFGRVRVL; via the coding sequence ATGCTGCAGAAAGAGCTTGAGACCGCCATTTCACTGGCACGTATCGCCGGAAAAAAGATCCTCGAACATTACGCGACCGATTTTGCCACGGAGCAGAAGCTCGGCGTCGATGACCGCTACGAACCTGTCACAATTGCGGACAAAGAGGCAAGCCGGATCATTGTAGACGGCCTCGAGGCCGCGTTTCCGGACGATGCGATCTTGTCCGAAGAAGAGGCAGATGACCTCGACCGACGGCTTGCCGCCCGACGCGTCTGGATAATCGATCCGATCGACGGAACCGCCGGTTTTGTTAAGAAAGACGGCGATTTTGCTGTCCAGATCGGGCTTGCTGAGGATGGCGTGCCGGTTGCGGGCGTTGTCTTTCTGCCGTTTCACGATTCGATGAGTTATGCCGTAAAAGGCGGCGGATCGTATCTTTCGATCGGCGGCGGCGAGCCGGAACGCCTCAGTGTTTCGGACCACACCGACCTTACAAAAATGACGCTTGCGATGACCCGCAACCATCCGACGTCGCGGATGGGCCGCATCATCGAACACTTTGCTTTTGCGAATGTTGTGACCAGAGGGAGCGTCGGACTGAAAACCGGCCTGATCGCTTCGCGTGAGTGCGACATCTACATACATCCGAGCCCGCGAACCAAGATCTGGGATACCTGCGGGCCGCAGATCATCCTCGAGGAGGCCGGCGGACGTATGACCGACATCTTCGGCGGCGAGATGCGCTATGATCGAGCCAAACTGCAAAACTACAACGGCATCCTCGCCACTAACGGAGCAGCGCATCAAGCCGCGGTCGAACACATGCTACCTCTCCTGACCGAATTCGGCCGCGTACGCGTTCTGTAG
- a CDS encoding protein kinase, producing the protein MDAANWAKVKEVLDQTVDLDQKNRSTFLEGLDISPDIRAEVESLLAQEVGAENIMQLSAVAFSRDFIEDNALVGQEIGAYKVIGELGNGGMGAVYLGERTDGKFTQRVALKLLRREMNTGAIRRRFRREREILASLDHTNIARLLDAGTTSDKIPFLAMEYVDGLPIDEYCDRNELGLEARLDLFRKVCSVVDFAHRSLVVHRDLKPSNILVTADGTPKLLDFGISKIVTEESDNTATVTRLGVMTPSYAAPEQLRNKSVTTAADIYSLGVILYQLLSGHRPFESKESDLKEILKAVTEVDPPLPSAVAHTETGPRAGSEWKSEGHRPSVGQTEPVKALVTAPRTVGIKPQHLRGDLDNIVLKALKKEPERRYLSAESFSEDIGRHLSGLPVTARPDTFSYRAEKFVKRNSVSVVAAGAISLAIIGGVVATLWQASVARAERTRAEKRFNDVRKLANSYLFDVYPEIENLEGSLKARETILKSALEYLDSLSMEVGSDLALQSELATAYEKVGDVQGALNNSSLGNIKAGLESYEKARRLRETVYTADPSNLDTKAKLANNYYTTARTLWNNSQTKDAEEVFEKGLKLRRELAAAQPDSVEAKNRLAVLLVDYGAIPAFNFQAERGLVLYTEASAIINELRTREPENADFKKSQTRMIRSMSKVKTTLGDYESAFRDLAYAVDVSKELALQFPKDFRVQRSVWLTESIICEAYIDKADRQKVVDACTKIIDFPTKALEKEPENGVVAYDLAISHFNLSRAYRINDDPVKTIASAQKAIKVMSALIKKDPENGEYNRNLAVYQTEIGRSYMMLKQYDKAVAELKNVIAEMISIAEYDKATTTYQYDLAIGHRLIAESYFKSGNPAAAVENTDKAITLVNGLISQNAIRESDKKLLTELEQEKLSYSK; encoded by the coding sequence ATGGACGCAGCCAACTGGGCAAAAGTAAAGGAAGTTCTCGACCAGACAGTCGACCTCGACCAAAAAAACAGATCGACATTTTTGGAAGGACTGGATATATCGCCCGATATTCGAGCAGAGGTCGAATCGCTTCTGGCTCAAGAAGTTGGTGCGGAGAATATCATGCAGCTTTCGGCTGTCGCATTCTCTCGAGATTTTATCGAGGACAATGCCCTTGTCGGACAGGAGATCGGGGCATACAAGGTGATCGGCGAACTCGGCAATGGTGGTATGGGAGCCGTCTATTTGGGCGAGCGGACCGACGGCAAGTTCACCCAACGAGTCGCCTTAAAACTGCTCAGACGCGAGATGAATACGGGTGCGATCCGCCGGCGATTTCGCCGCGAACGCGAGATCCTGGCGAGTCTCGACCATACGAACATTGCCCGCCTGCTCGACGCCGGCACGACCAGCGACAAGATACCGTTTCTGGCGATGGAATATGTCGACGGCCTGCCGATCGACGAATATTGCGACCGTAACGAACTTGGCCTCGAAGCGCGGCTCGACCTTTTCCGCAAGGTTTGTTCTGTCGTCGATTTTGCTCATCGCAGCCTCGTGGTACATCGCGATCTAAAACCGTCAAACATTCTCGTGACCGCCGATGGAACCCCCAAATTGCTCGATTTTGGGATTTCTAAGATCGTCACCGAGGAATCTGACAATACCGCTACCGTGACGCGGCTCGGCGTGATGACGCCAAGCTATGCGGCGCCCGAACAGCTGCGAAATAAAAGTGTGACGACCGCTGCGGATATTTATTCTTTGGGCGTAATTCTCTACCAATTACTCAGCGGCCATCGGCCGTTTGAAAGCAAAGAAAGTGATCTCAAGGAGATCCTCAAGGCCGTTACCGAAGTCGACCCGCCGTTGCCCTCAGCCGTGGCACACACCGAAACAGGCCCACGAGCCGGATCGGAGTGGAAGTCGGAAGGGCATCGGCCGTCAGTCGGACAAACCGAGCCGGTGAAGGCACTTGTGACGGCACCGCGAACCGTAGGTATCAAGCCGCAGCACCTTCGCGGCGACCTCGACAATATCGTCTTGAAGGCTCTGAAAAAGGAGCCTGAACGCCGCTATTTGTCAGCTGAGAGTTTTTCGGAGGACATCGGACGGCATCTTTCCGGTTTGCCCGTTACGGCTCGACCGGACACGTTTTCATATAGGGCTGAGAAATTTGTAAAGCGCAACAGTGTTTCGGTCGTTGCCGCCGGAGCGATATCGCTCGCGATCATTGGCGGAGTCGTGGCGACTCTTTGGCAGGCTAGCGTCGCTCGTGCAGAGAGAACACGGGCCGAAAAGCGGTTCAACGACGTCAGAAAACTGGCCAATTCGTATCTGTTCGATGTTTATCCCGAGATCGAAAATCTAGAGGGTTCGCTCAAGGCTCGCGAGACTATTCTTAAGAGTGCACTGGAATATCTAGACAGTCTATCGATGGAGGTAGGTTCGGACCTTGCACTTCAGAGCGAACTTGCGACCGCATACGAAAAGGTCGGCGACGTGCAAGGAGCACTAAATAATTCGAGCCTGGGCAATATCAAAGCGGGACTTGAAAGTTACGAAAAGGCCCGCCGACTGCGCGAAACGGTCTATACCGCCGACCCGTCAAACCTCGATACCAAGGCAAAACTCGCCAACAACTACTACACGACGGCACGGACGCTGTGGAACAACAGCCAAACCAAAGATGCTGAAGAAGTATTTGAAAAGGGCCTGAAATTGCGCCGCGAACTAGCTGCCGCACAGCCCGATTCGGTCGAGGCAAAGAATCGACTGGCGGTTTTGCTTGTCGATTATGGTGCGATTCCGGCGTTCAATTTTCAAGCTGAAAGAGGACTTGTTCTCTACACCGAGGCCTCTGCGATCATTAACGAACTTAGAACTCGAGAGCCGGAAAATGCCGATTTCAAAAAGAGCCAAACGCGTATGATCCGTTCGATGAGCAAGGTCAAGACCACGCTCGGCGATTACGAGAGTGCATTTCGCGACCTTGCCTATGCCGTTGATGTGAGCAAGGAACTGGCACTGCAATTTCCAAAAGATTTTCGTGTGCAGCGCAGTGTTTGGCTGACCGAGTCGATCATCTGCGAAGCCTACATCGATAAAGCCGATCGCCAAAAAGTGGTTGACGCCTGTACCAAGATCATTGACTTTCCGACAAAAGCACTTGAAAAGGAACCGGAAAACGGCGTCGTCGCCTACGACCTCGCCATCTCGCATTTCAATCTTTCGCGTGCTTATCGCATTAACGACGATCCGGTAAAGACTATCGCTTCGGCACAGAAAGCCATCAAAGTGATGTCCGCCCTCATCAAAAAAGACCCCGAAAACGGTGAATACAACCGCAACCTCGCCGTTTACCAAACCGAGATCGGCCGCTCGTACATGATGCTCAAACAATATGACAAGGCGGTCGCCGAACTGAAGAACGTGATCGCCGAGATGATCTCGATAGCAGAATACGACAAGGCAACAACCACCTATCAATATGATCTAGCGATCGGCCACCGGCTGATCGCCGAGTCCTATTTCAAGTCCGGCAACCCCGCCGCCGCTGTGGAGAACACCGACAAGGCAATCACCCTAGTCAACGGCCTAATATCCCAGAATGCCATTCGCGAATCCGACAAAAAGCTCCTAACGGAACTCGAACAGGAAAAACTCAGCTACTCAAAATAA
- a CDS encoding B12-binding domain-containing radical SAM protein, with amino-acid sequence MVARAYLVADALREAGFKVVMGGPHVTECPDEALGRDGGPRHADAIALGEADETWPLMVADAARGELKDIYMPEVDPAGNDKKPNLQPYPHIPWETLDLDQFSLVPKMLQPALSRMGEGWGKFFVVPIETGRGCPYGCEFCTVTGFFGDSIRFRSNESVIEELLRLKARAKKEKGQIAVFFIDDNLAINKKRLKGLLRDMIAADAILPWVAQISANLLADEELVDLIADAGARWIFIGMESIDPANMADVNKTFSKPANYQECSKVWPAATSTPSRRSSSEWTMTPSATLTVRSMRSKNGLRVCRYSAS; translated from the coding sequence ATGGTCGCACGTGCGTACCTCGTCGCCGACGCACTCCGCGAAGCAGGATTTAAGGTCGTAATGGGCGGCCCGCACGTGACGGAATGTCCGGATGAGGCGTTGGGTCGCGACGGCGGCCCGCGGCATGCCGACGCCATTGCACTTGGCGAGGCGGACGAAACTTGGCCGCTGATGGTCGCCGATGCGGCCCGCGGCGAACTCAAAGATATCTACATGCCCGAGGTCGATCCCGCGGGCAACGACAAGAAACCAAACCTTCAGCCATATCCGCACATTCCCTGGGAAACGCTCGATCTCGATCAATTCAGCCTCGTGCCCAAAATGCTGCAGCCCGCACTTTCGCGAATGGGCGAAGGCTGGGGCAAGTTCTTTGTAGTACCGATCGAGACCGGCCGCGGCTGTCCGTACGGCTGCGAATTTTGCACCGTCACCGGATTCTTTGGCGATTCGATCCGTTTCCGTTCTAACGAAAGCGTTATCGAAGAGCTGCTGAGATTAAAGGCACGAGCGAAAAAAGAAAAAGGCCAGATCGCCGTCTTCTTCATCGACGACAATCTCGCGATCAACAAAAAGCGGCTCAAGGGCCTGCTCCGCGACATGATCGCCGCCGATGCTATATTGCCATGGGTCGCCCAGATCAGCGCCAATCTATTGGCTGATGAAGAACTGGTCGATCTGATCGCCGACGCCGGTGCCCGCTGGATCTTTATCGGCATGGAATCGATCGATCCGGCAAACATGGCCGACGTTAACAAGACATTTTCTAAGCCCGCAAATTATCAGGAGTGCTCGAAGGTTTGGCCCGCCGCAACATCTACGCCATCACGTCGTTCATCGTCGGAATGGACAATGACACCGTCGGCGACGCTGACCGTACGGTCGATGAGATCGAAAAATGGGCTCCGGGTCTGCCGGTATTCGGCCAGTTGA
- a CDS encoding sigma-70 family RNA polymerase sigma factor: MSHSPKTEITQILHEWKHGDDDAREKLVRVVYDTLKRQARIMMSRERSNHTLQPTALVHEAFLKMGNADGIEWQDRAHFFGFTSRIMRQILVDHARFHAADKRGNSPIHFSTDDIDIPVDERADSILAVDEVLNRLAVFDERQARIVEMKFFGGMTNSEIAEALDISERTAVREWQFARMWLSREFGSQK, translated from the coding sequence ATGAGCCACTCCCCGAAAACCGAAATCACGCAGATCTTGCATGAGTGGAAGCACGGGGATGATGATGCCCGCGAAAAGCTCGTTCGCGTCGTGTATGACACCTTAAAGCGTCAGGCACGGATCATGATGTCCCGTGAGCGTTCGAACCATACGCTGCAGCCAACGGCGTTGGTCCATGAGGCTTTTCTGAAGATGGGCAATGCCGACGGCATTGAGTGGCAGGACCGGGCACATTTTTTTGGGTTTACTTCGCGGATAATGCGTCAAATACTCGTCGATCACGCACGTTTCCACGCGGCTGACAAGCGAGGCAACAGCCCGATCCATTTTTCAACAGATGACATCGATATTCCGGTGGATGAGCGGGCCGATTCGATACTTGCAGTGGACGAAGTTCTCAACAGGTTAGCGGTGTTCGACGAACGCCAGGCTCGGATCGTCGAGATGAAATTTTTCGGGGGCATGACTAATTCGGAGATAGCCGAAGCACTTGATATTAGTGAGCGGACGGCTGTTCGAGAATGGCAATTTGCACGAATGTGGCTTTCCCGGGAATTCGGGTCGCAAAAATGA
- a CDS encoding trypsin-like peptidase domain-containing protein produces the protein MTKNSVYQLSARQILLLAFASALIAVGATALIYNYGKLLLAKNGADLTLAEQAPPPGISDPSSVSDEQNNIEVYRSISPGVAFINTTTYQQDFWGDVSEGKGNGSGSVIDANGNILTNYHVIEGAQKVTVSFGGDKVYPAKVIGGDPDTDLAIIKIDPPAGMTVVPLGDSDKLTVGQKVLAIGNPFGLDRTLTTGVISGLQRPIRSRPMTGAPTGRPIDAAIQTDASINPGNSGGPLLDKFGKMIGINSQILSPAGGSVGVGFAIPVSTAKRVIPQLLQFGEVRRPKLGASLISAADVNRRGYRLPVEDGLVLQRVDPGTTAANAGLKGFTQSATGGIALGDIIISMDGELMKDLDDLYRFLDKKQIGETVQVELYRNGANVKLPVKLLGTTASRSVRRME, from the coding sequence ATGACTAAGAATTCGGTATATCAATTATCGGCCAGGCAGATATTACTGCTCGCTTTTGCTTCCGCGTTGATCGCCGTTGGTGCGACAGCGCTCATTTACAATTACGGCAAGCTGCTGCTTGCAAAGAATGGTGCTGACCTGACATTAGCGGAACAAGCTCCGCCGCCGGGTATCTCAGATCCGTCGTCGGTTTCCGACGAGCAAAACAATATTGAGGTCTATAGATCGATCTCGCCGGGCGTTGCATTCATCAATACAACAACCTATCAACAGGATTTCTGGGGCGATGTTTCCGAAGGCAAGGGCAACGGTTCAGGCTCGGTGATCGATGCGAACGGTAACATCCTGACCAACTACCACGTAATCGAAGGTGCACAGAAGGTGACGGTCAGCTTTGGCGGGGACAAGGTCTATCCGGCCAAGGTGATCGGCGGCGATCCGGACACGGACCTTGCGATCATCAAGATCGATCCGCCCGCAGGAATGACGGTGGTGCCACTCGGCGATTCGGACAAATTGACCGTTGGGCAAAAGGTGCTTGCGATCGGTAATCCGTTCGGACTTGACCGGACCTTGACGACCGGAGTGATCTCAGGATTACAGCGTCCGATACGTTCGCGACCGATGACGGGTGCGCCGACAGGCCGTCCTATCGATGCCGCGATACAGACCGATGCATCGATCAATCCGGGCAATTCGGGCGGCCCTTTGCTTGATAAATTCGGTAAGATGATCGGCATCAATTCACAGATATTGTCACCCGCAGGCGGAAGCGTCGGCGTCGGCTTTGCGATACCCGTGAGCACGGCAAAGCGCGTGATTCCGCAGCTGTTGCAATTTGGCGAGGTGCGCCGGCCAAAACTCGGTGCTTCGTTGATCAGTGCAGCCGATGTTAACCGCCGCGGCTATCGCTTGCCGGTCGAGGACGGACTCGTCCTTCAGCGTGTCGACCCGGGCACAACTGCTGCAAATGCCGGATTAAAAGGGTTTACGCAATCTGCGACTGGCGGTATCGCCCTCGGCGATATTATCATTTCGATGGATGGCGAGCTGATGAAGGATCTTGACGACCTATATCGTTTCCTTGATAAAAAGCAGATCGGCGAAACCGTCCAGGTCGAACTCTATCGCAACGGTGCGAATGTGAAGCTGCCGGTGAAACTGCTTGGCACTACGGCATCCCGGTCTGTACGACGGATGGAATGA
- a CDS encoding DNA repair exonuclease, protein MKFLHIADVHLGCTRYQLAESPRDFFDAWVDVLQRYAIDEKVDFVIMCGDFFHKRSVPPETMNYAVEGLTMVREARIPVITIEGNHDQKHTDNEFSWLRSLSSWGLVKLLEPKLVDDKMTYSPWDEAAKKGGFIDIGRARIFGSEWFGASGNWAIPMLTETIKENRRDGAFHILMLHTDVEGHQMHPIPALSVAALSELKTAVEYVGLGHTHKHYEIDNWAFNPGSIEITNISEFRENRGAFIVDVDEQNNVKATHLTDYHFRPFQQLIFNVTGYADTKIVTEDILKMIGTEARVAEAGKPQPIIEISLRGHWDFRIRCSKCRKYVTKQNR, encoded by the coding sequence ATGAAGTTCCTACATATCGCTGATGTGCATCTTGGGTGTACACGGTATCAGCTGGCTGAGAGCCCAAGGGATTTTTTTGATGCATGGGTCGATGTTCTGCAGCGTTATGCGATCGACGAAAAGGTCGATTTCGTAATCATGTGCGGCGACTTTTTTCACAAAAGATCGGTACCGCCCGAAACGATGAACTATGCGGTCGAAGGCCTGACGATGGTCCGCGAAGCCAGAATTCCGGTCATCACCATCGAGGGAAATCACGATCAAAAACACACGGACAATGAATTCAGCTGGCTCCGTTCGCTCTCGAGTTGGGGGCTCGTCAAACTGCTCGAACCCAAACTGGTAGACGACAAAATGACCTATTCACCCTGGGACGAAGCTGCGAAAAAAGGCGGCTTTATCGATATCGGGCGGGCGAGGATCTTTGGTTCGGAGTGGTTCGGTGCGTCGGGAAACTGGGCGATCCCGATGCTGACCGAGACGATCAAGGAGAACCGCCGCGACGGAGCATTTCATATCCTGATGCTCCACACCGATGTCGAAGGCCACCAGATGCATCCGATCCCGGCGTTGTCCGTCGCCGCACTTTCGGAGCTGAAAACAGCTGTCGAATACGTCGGCCTCGGCCATACGCACAAACATTATGAGATCGATAACTGGGCGTTCAATCCCGGCTCGATCGAGATCACCAATATCAGCGAATTTCGCGAGAATCGCGGGGCGTTCATTGTTGACGTAGATGAGCAGAACAATGTTAAGGCAACGCATTTGACCGATTATCATTTTCGCCCGTTCCAGCAATTGATCTTCAATGTTACAGGCTATGCCGACACAAAGATCGTGACGGAAGACATCCTCAAAATGATCGGGACCGAGGCTCGGGTCGCCGAGGCCGGCAAGCCTCAGCCGATAATCGAGATCTCGCTGCGGGGCCACTGGGATTTCCGAATTCGCTGCTCGAAATGCAGAAAATACGTGACGAAACAAAATCGATGA